The following nucleotide sequence is from Candidatus Micrarchaeia archaeon.
GAAATCCTCCCTTACTGGTTTCTGTACCTAGTATACTCAAATTGGGCGAAGCATCTGCCTGGGCTTCGAAATCCAGGAACGAGATGAAGAAATCCGTGTGGCTCGCAACTTTGCCTGACAAGACAGTGCGGGCTGTAGTAAGATACACAGGTCCGAAGGGGCTGAGCTGCATATACGACCCCTCTGCTTATGACCAAGCGACCAAGACTTTTGGAATCGGCTACTCGGAAAGAATGTACAAGAAAATTTTCGGAGTGGACGTAAAGAGCATGATTCCGTTCTCGTTGCCCGGTCCAAAGAAAAGCGACCTGGAACTGCTGAAGGACCATGTTCCCCCGTTCGGGATTTTGGGCGCTTCGCGCCACAACAGTTCAACAGAACGGCACTACAAGCACACTGGAATAGATATATACGGCCCCGAAGGCACCGCGCTTTTTGCGCCATCCGATGGGACTGTGGTTCGGGCCACCAATGAGAAGCGCGCGGGAAACTTTATTGAGATTAATGACGGCACTTATTTTTTCCGTTTTCTCCATTGCAAAGAATTGCTTGCCGATTTCGGAGCCCATGTTTTCCAAGGAGAGAAAATAGGGACTCTGGGCTCCACTGGAAACGCCAGATACGCGCGTTCCTGGATACTTTCAGGCGGCACAGGCAAAACCGGCAAATCCCACCTGCATCTTGAAGTCCGAGGCGGCAATGTCAGAAATGGGACGCCGTTCGATGGCATAGC
It contains:
- a CDS encoding M23 family metallopeptidase; this encodes MGNPPLLVSVPSILKLGEASAWASKSRNEMKKSVWLATLPDKTVRAVVRYTGPKGLSCIYDPSAYDQATKTFGIGYSERMYKKIFGVDVKSMIPFSLPGPKKSDLELLKDHVPPFGILGASRHNSSTERHYKHTGIDIYGPEGTALFAPSDGTVVRATNEKRAGNFIEINDGTYFFRFLHCKELLADFGAHVFQGEKIGTLGSTGNARYARSWILSGGTGKTGKSHLHLEVRGGNVRNGTPFDGIALLEEGLIGVFLDVENLK